The following are from one region of the Meriones unguiculatus strain TT.TT164.6M chromosome 13 unlocalized genomic scaffold, Bangor_MerUng_6.1 Chr13_unordered_Scaffold_33, whole genome shotgun sequence genome:
- the LOC132650793 gene encoding zinc finger protein 120-like: MLETCKNLTAIGYNWEHHNIGEHFQSSTSNKSVLLSQGGTQEQDPQRQELPEDKDAAKCTCVPSGCVVPEETRRGS; encoded by the exons atgctagagacctgtaaaaacctcactgctatag gctacaattgggaacaccataatattggagaacattttcaaagttctacaagtaataaaag CGTTCTTCTCTCACAAGGTGGAACACAAGAGCAAGACCCACAACGGCAGGAGCTTCCAGAGGACAAGGACGCTGCCAA GTGTACCTGTGTACCAAGTGGATGCGTGgtgcctgaagagaccagaagagggagctga